Within Anopheles nili chromosome 3, idAnoNiliSN_F5_01, whole genome shotgun sequence, the genomic segment ATAAATGATAAAACCAGGAGAACATTTATAAGAAGATCAATAAAGTTTACAAACTTAGCTAAATTCTCACAGAAGTGTCATGCTTATTGAACTAACCACGGGCAATGAATTAGCTTAAAAATctttattataaaaaaagtCGATTGCTTCATATGGAATAAAACGAATGAGAGTAGACGAAGAAGCTGCTTCGAATACTGACGGGAGATTCCTGTTTCTTTAGAGGACGGAATGTAGTTAAGCCTGCACGTGCTGCTCTTTTGTCACCTTACTATCGACTacttgttgaaaattttcctaTGGCGTGCGAGATTAAATGCCACCAAGTCAGCGACGTTCCACGAGACATCATGAGAGGTAGCGTGAAGAGAAGATCACCGACAGGAAGATCGCTAACGCGCCCAGCACAAGAACCGCGGCCGGACGGCGTAATGATGCCGAATTGCAACCGTCTTTGCTGTTGCAGGTACAGTACTCCATGAAGATGTTGTAGGTACCGCTGCGCATCAGGCAGAACCGTTCGTCTCCTTCGATGCCCGGTTCGCCCATGAACGCACAGCTCCGGAAGTATCGCCACTCGCCATGTACCTTTTGTCGTATTTTGCGGCACATCGTTGCTTGTGCCAGGGGCAAATGCTCCTTACGTTCCACCTGCTTACAATCCGTGATGGACAGTGTGCTATTGTCGAATGGATCCGCACACTTTGGGTCGGAATCGGAACGGCACTCCCAGCATTTGATGGCGGAACctgaatgcaaaaataaatattagagTAATTAACGATCCTCCTGTATCGATCGAGCTCAACGATCGATCACTGCCCAATCGCACCAATCACATTCAGACAGTTGTGCTAAATGATGATAAGCGATTTAAAAAACGCCGCAAAGCGTTATCCTTAGCGGCTGGC encodes:
- the LOC128726596 gene encoding uncharacterized protein LOC128726596; the protein is MQSRSVCFVACGLMVLLSFGVQMGSAIKCWECRSDSDPKCADPFDNSTLSITDCKQVERKEHLPLAQATMCRKIRQKVHGEWRYFRSCAFMGEPGIEGDERFCLMRSGTYNIFMEYCTCNSKDGCNSASLRRPAAVLVLGALAIFLSVIFSSRYLS